From Parambassis ranga chromosome 9, fParRan2.1, whole genome shotgun sequence, the proteins below share one genomic window:
- the LOC114441246 gene encoding steroidogenic factor 1-like, with protein MLGDKAHGVTLKVMEYTYDEDLEELCPVCGDKVSGYHYGLLTCESCKGFFKRTVQNNKRYTCAENQECKIDKTQRKRCPFCRFQKCLNVGMRLEAVRADRMRGGRNKFGPMYKRDRALKQQKKALIRSNGFKLENVAPPPASPLQTDYSFTGTLHTLPTISKTLLPSTPSSITPTDYETNLYGPPSLGMAMQSHVPLTTQYQYTAFSGRAIKAECPDYTSSPESLTGYPYPDMYPSTSPQPPSLPPLVLELLRCDPDELVVQNKIVTHLQQEQSGRGRLEKPSTFSLMCRMADQTLFSIVEWARSCIFFKELRVGDQMKLLHNCWSELLVLDHIFRQVQHGKEDSILLVTGQEVELSSVLSQAEATLSSLVQRSQELAVRLRALQVDRREIACLKFLILFNPNVKLLENQAFVEGVQEQVNGALLEYTLSTYPQFQDKFSQLVVRLPELRSLSTQAEDYLCYMHLSGEVPCNNLLIEMLHAKRACV; from the exons ATGCTGGGAGACAAAGCTCACG GTGTGACTTTGAAGGTTATGGAATACACGTATGACGAAGACCTGGAAGAGCTGTGTCCTGTGTGCGGAGACAAGGTGTCTGGATATCACTACGGTCTGCTCACCTGCGAGAGCTGCAAG GGCTTCTTCAAGAGGACAGTGCAGAACAACAAGAGGTACACATGTGCGGAAAACCAGGAGTGTAAAATAGATAAGACCCAGAGGAAGAGGTGTCCTTTCTGCCGCTTCCAGAAATGCCTCAACGTCGGAATGCGGCTAGAAG CGGTGCGTGCAGATCGCATGCGTGGGGGGAGGAATAAATTTGGCCCCATGTACAAGAGAGACAGGGCCttgaagcagcagaagaaggCTTTGATACGATCCAACGGCTTCAAGCTGGAGAATGTTGCCCCCCCGCCGGCCTCCCCTCTGCAGACTGACTACAGCTTCACTGGCACCCTGCACACCCTGCCAACCATCTCCAAAACCCTGCTACCATCCACCCCGAGCTCCATCACACCCACAGACTACGAGACCAACCTCTATGGACCCCCTTCCTTGGGCATGGCCATGCAGTCTCATGTGCCCCTCACTACCCAGTACCAGTACACAGCCTTTTCTGGCAGGGCAATCAAAGCAGAATGCCCTGACTACACCAGCTCCCCTGAGTCTCTGACAGGATACCCTTACCCAGACATGTACCCCTCAACCTCGCCACAGCCACCCAGCCTGCCTCCGCtggtgctggagctgctgcgCTGCGATCCAGATGAGCTGGTAGTGCAGAATAAGATTGTCACTcatctgcagcaggagcagagtgGCCGGGGCCGGCTGGAAAAGCCCAGTACGTTCAGCCTTATGTGTCGCATGGCAGACCAGACTCTATTCTCCATAGTGGAGTGGGCTCGGAGCTGCATCTTCTTCAAGGAGCTGAGG GTGGGAGATCAAATGAAGCTGCTCCATAACTGCTGGTCTGAACTTCTGGTCCTGGATCACATTTTCAGACAAGTGCAACATGGAAAGGAAGACAGTATCCTGCTGGTGACTGGCCAGGAG GTGGAGCTGTCTTCTGTCCTGTCCCAAGCTGAGGCGACTCTGTCCAGCCTGGTCCAAAGAAGTCAGGAGCTGGCAGTGAGGCTACGGGCGCTGCAGGTTGACCGCAGGGAGATTGCCTGTCTGAAATTCCTGATCCTGTTCAACCCCA atgtGAAGCTCCTGGAGAACCAGGCATTCGTGGAGGGAGTCCAGGAGCAGGTGAACGGTGCTCTGCTGGAGTACACCCTGTCCACCTACCCTCAGTTCCAGGACAAGTTCAGCCAGCTGGTGGTGCGGCTGCCAGAGCTGCGCTCCCTCAGCACACAGGCCGAGGACTACCTGTGCTACATGCACCTGAGCGGAGAGGTGCCCTGCAACAACCTGCTGATCGAGATGCTGCACGCTAAGAGGGCCTGTGTGTGA